The DNA window GCGTTCGAGGTCGTTGTGCCTTTGACGCATGGGGACTTTCGCGCGGCCTTCGCCGATAGTCGAGGGCATCTGTGGTTTGGCGGATTCGCGGACAGGCTTGTTCAGGTGGTCCGAGATCAGATCATCACGCACCCTTTGCCGAGAGGATCGTCGGCGGAGATCGTCGCCGGCATCCTCGAAGATCGCACGGGGAAACTCCTTATCGTCGGAGAGTCCGGCAGACTTTTGGAGTTCACTCCCTCGACGGATTTCTCGCAGGACGTTTCGTGGCGTGCGAAATCTGCGCGGCGGGGACATTGGCGAAGACTCCCGCCCGCACTCGCGCCGGATCAACGCGTGAATGTACTACTAGCTGATTTTGCAGGGGCGCTCTGGATCGGCACCACCAAGGGATTGATCAGATACAGCGATGCTCACGTGATGCTCCACACGACGGCCAACGGATTGAGCCACGATGAAGTCACAGCGCTCGGTCGGGATCGAGAGGGCGGTCTCTGGATCGGGACGCAGAGTGGCCTGTGCCGATTGTCCAGTCAAGCGATCATCCGCATCACGAAGGCCGAGGGGTTGCCCGATCCGTATGTCTGGCGGATCGTGGAGAGCCGGGACGGGCGCATCTATGTCAGCACGAGCAGCGGCATTGCGGAGATCGTTCGCGGGAGAGCACGGCGCGTGTCGGGTTCGCCCGCACATCCTCTTGACCAAGCTCTGGGCCGAGTGCTTCAGGATCGCCGAGGGGATTGGTGGATCGGCACACACAGGGCGCTCTTTCGCTTTCGGGGACCGGAGCTGCAACGGCATCGCGGTCGAAAATTCGCGCGAGAACTGGGATTGCCCGAATACGGGATCGCCTATGAGCAAGGAATCTACGAAGACTCAAGAGGGCACCTGTGGATCAGCACATGGAACGGCGTCGTTGGCCCGCGCCTATTCCGGTTCGATCCTGCAACGGAGCGATTCCACATGCTCGATGTGAGTTCCTCCTGGCCCACGGAGGCCGTGCTCAAAATGATGGAGGATCGGTCGGGAACGCTCTGGCTGGCGACAACCGGGGGATTGGGGAAGGTCGTCAACGGGCGCGTCATTGTGATGGAGCCGACGGAAGGATTGCCCGAAGTGCGGGCGCGCGCCCTGTTTGAGGATCGCCGAGGATGGATTTGGATTGGGCTGCGCTATCGCGGGGTCTCGATGACGAAGAATCCCCAGGCGGAGCGTCCGACGTTTGTGAACTATTCCACGCGAGAGGGACTGTCGAGCGACTCCGTCTCCTGCATCACTGAGGACGATGAAGGGAAGATTTATCTAGGCACGAGTCGCGGCCTGAACCAACTCGATCCCGTGACGGGGCGGATTCGACATCTGCGCGCATGGGATGGCTTAGCTGGAGATGCAATTACCGATTGCCTGAAGGATCGGCACGGGAACATTTGGATTGCGACGACGTCAGGGGTGTCGCGGTACGATCCCCGGGCGGAGCGCTCAGCCCCGCCAGCTCCACCGATTTATCTCACTCGCGTGCAAGTGGCGGGTGAAGATCTCATCGTGCCGGAGCGTGGCGCCCAATGGCTGCCGGAGCGGAGATTTCGAGCGGGACAGAACACCATTCGTATTGAGTATGTCGCCGTGAGCCTTCAGGCGGGACGCGCTCTACGGTACCAATACAAGCTCGAAGGCGCCGATGCCCACTGGAGCGCACCGACCGAAGAACATTCCGTGACGTATGCGCGGCTAGAACCAGGGTCGTATCGGTTCCTCGTGCGAGCCGTCGACGGTCAAGGGATCGCCCTTTCGGAACCCGCCGTTTTTTCGTTCGTCATCCTGCCACCGGTGTGGCAGCGAGGATGGTTCATCGCGCTGATGATTCTTTTGGGAAGCGTCGT is part of the Blastocatellia bacterium genome and encodes:
- a CDS encoding histidine kinase; the encoded protein is MAWSLIVLGICAFIGWTARCLQAQQLPVRCYDTSEGLTHGSVRVIYQDSKGYVWIGTWDGLNRFDGMRFISYHEADGLGHRVINDIVEDRQGRLWVATNGGGVARLDEEEAMAGNPKRERAPQAVTPTSAARSQRSFLSAGGRKKFVSYRLPGPADANNVNRVLFDDQGRLWCATDAGLYRGLISPTGDVAFEVVVPLTHGDFRAAFADSRGHLWFGGFADRLVQVVRDQIITHPLPRGSSAEIVAGILEDRTGKLLIVGESGRLLEFTPSTDFSQDVSWRAKSARRGHWRRLPPALAPDQRVNVLLADFAGALWIGTTKGLIRYSDAHVMLHTTANGLSHDEVTALGRDREGGLWIGTQSGLCRLSSQAIIRITKAEGLPDPYVWRIVESRDGRIYVSTSSGIAEIVRGRARRVSGSPAHPLDQALGRVLQDRRGDWWIGTHRALFRFRGPELQRHRGRKFARELGLPEYGIAYEQGIYEDSRGHLWISTWNGVVGPRLFRFDPATERFHMLDVSSSWPTEAVLKMMEDRSGTLWLATTGGLGKVVNGRVIVMEPTEGLPEVRARALFEDRRGWIWIGLRYRGVSMTKNPQAERPTFVNYSTREGLSSDSVSCITEDDEGKIYLGTSRGLNQLDPVTGRIRHLRAWDGLAGDAITDCLKDRHGNIWIATTSGVSRYDPRAERSAPPAPPIYLTRVQVAGEDLIVPERGAQWLPERRFRAGQNTIRIEYVAVSLQAGRALRYQYKLEGADAHWSAPTEEHSVTYARLEPGSYRFLVRAVDGQGIALSEPAVFSFVILPPVWQRGWFIALMILLGSVVVYLVHRYRVVRLLELERMRTRLAADLHDDIGASLSEIALLSEIVKEHKFLTEASARQMLTEIADKARDLVDTMSDIVWAIDPRRDDVRSLILRIRQMAADILGAKGIACEIRASEAVEATRLSPDQRRHLYLILKEAIINIARHANCTQASLTISVENRRLIAEISDNGCGFDSAALTSGHGLENMRRRAAELKGRLDIATAPGQGTRLTLIVPLG